The Vibrio nitrifigilis genome window below encodes:
- a CDS encoding ISAs1 family transposase, whose product MDKKSLFEHLSIVRDFRQDWKVDHKLTDILFLTVCAVIGGADGWDEIEDFGQIHESWFRARGEFEQGIPSRDTIRRVMSKINPAKLQQAFIAWMKTCHELTGGDIVAVDGKTLRRSFSKDHSAIHMVSAFSVKNSIVLGQVKTEEKSNEITAIPELLELLDISGCLVTLDAMGCQTKIANKIIESGADYLLAVKGNQGRLEEAFIKHFPMPAILTWSGDSYVTTNKIEHGRQEQRLYITSELFDDFVDLGFEWRGMKTLGISMYMRSKPGEKPNADEIFIRYYISSRTLSAEQFAESIRSHWHVENKLHYKLDVGFNEDQSRIRTDDGSENFARIRHMCVSLISNEKTFKGGVKRKRKMAGMSEAYLEKVLAAL is encoded by the coding sequence ATGGATAAAAAATCATTGTTTGAGCACCTTTCTATCGTAAGAGATTTTCGTCAAGACTGGAAAGTCGACCATAAATTGACAGATATTTTGTTCCTCACTGTTTGTGCTGTGATTGGCGGAGCGGATGGTTGGGATGAGATAGAAGATTTTGGTCAAATTCACGAGTCTTGGTTTAGAGCCAGAGGAGAATTTGAGCAAGGCATACCGAGTCGCGATACCATTCGGCGGGTGATGAGTAAGATTAATCCGGCAAAGTTGCAACAAGCCTTCATTGCTTGGATGAAAACGTGTCATGAGCTAACGGGCGGTGACATTGTTGCCGTCGATGGTAAGACATTGAGGCGCTCTTTCTCAAAAGACCACAGTGCCATTCATATGGTCAGTGCGTTCTCGGTGAAAAATTCGATTGTGTTAGGGCAGGTAAAAACAGAAGAGAAATCGAATGAGATCACCGCCATTCCGGAGTTATTGGAGCTACTTGATATTAGCGGGTGTTTGGTGACGTTAGATGCAATGGGTTGTCAAACTAAAATCGCTAATAAGATTATAGAGTCGGGAGCGGACTATCTTCTGGCGGTCAAAGGGAATCAAGGTCGACTGGAAGAGGCGTTCATTAAGCACTTTCCGATGCCAGCAATCTTGACATGGTCCGGAGACAGTTACGTGACCACGAACAAAATCGAGCACGGACGGCAAGAGCAGAGGCTTTATATCACCAGTGAGTTGTTTGATGACTTTGTAGACTTAGGCTTTGAATGGCGCGGCATGAAGACATTGGGGATTTCGATGTACATGCGCAGTAAGCCTGGAGAAAAACCGAATGCAGATGAGATATTTATTCGCTATTACATCAGCTCTAGGACATTGAGTGCAGAGCAATTTGCTGAGTCTATCCGTAGTCACTGGCATGTCGAAAATAAGCTGCATTACAAGTTGGATGTGGGTTTCAACGAAGACCAAAGTCGGATACGAACAGATGATGGATCAGAAAATTTTGCTAGGATCCGCCACATGTGTGTATCACTGATATCGAATGAAAAAACGTTCAAAGGTGGAGTAAAACGCAAAAGGAAGATGGCGGGAATGAGTGAAGCGTATTTAGAGAAGGTTCTCGCAGCCCTTTAA
- the tnpB gene encoding IS66 family insertion sequence element accessory protein TnpB (TnpB, as the term is used for proteins encoded by IS66 family insertion elements, is considered an accessory protein, since TnpC, encoded by a neighboring gene, is a DDE family transposase.), whose product MKRMMTAPVVYLYREFVDFRKSINGLALLIESETDLELGSGALFLFTNKQRDKIKALYWDQTGYALWYKRLEKAKFKWPTQEKNTVFTLTQFDLDRLLSGFTIIGHKPVKIDSFTMG is encoded by the coding sequence ATGAAACGCATGATGACCGCGCCAGTGGTGTATTTATACCGCGAGTTTGTCGATTTCAGAAAGTCTATCAATGGTCTGGCGCTGTTGATTGAATCCGAAACCGACCTCGAACTGGGTTCGGGGGCATTGTTCCTCTTCACCAATAAACAACGCGATAAAATCAAAGCGTTGTATTGGGACCAAACGGGTTATGCGCTCTGGTATAAACGCCTCGAAAAAGCCAAGTTTAAGTGGCCCACGCAAGAGAAAAATACGGTGTTTACCTTAACGCAATTTGACCTCGATAGACTGCTTTCTGGCTTCACAATAATCGGCCATAAACCGGTGAAAATCGACAGTTTTACAATGGGTTAA
- a CDS encoding glycosyltransferase: MAVFISVVNHNHDEMIVSDNTLKELSKQYSVVLKSNTQPTLELTAYCNDAGIHLLTSNQPKGFGANNNEIFEFTKKKLDMKTEDYFLALNPDVIIDNQSLNQLVKLADTHQSDISAINLYRNKEKTEFDNSIRRQHSLLNPLRGLLGVLRKDIYDKSTIKEPVRIDWAAGSFLLFRAETYEELGGFDERYFMYFEDADICKRAIQKGKNVMYFPQIEAIHLAQHDNRKIFSKNFFWYTISLIKFYCNP, encoded by the coding sequence ATGGCAGTTTTTATATCGGTGGTAAATCATAATCATGATGAGATGATTGTTAGCGACAACACTTTAAAAGAATTATCCAAGCAATACAGTGTTGTTTTAAAATCTAATACCCAACCAACCTTGGAGTTGACCGCGTACTGTAATGATGCAGGAATTCACCTACTCACATCCAATCAGCCAAAAGGATTTGGTGCAAATAATAATGAAATATTTGAGTTTACGAAAAAAAAATTGGACATGAAAACAGAGGATTATTTTCTGGCTCTCAACCCTGATGTCATCATCGATAATCAATCGCTCAACCAGTTGGTGAAACTTGCTGATACACACCAATCTGATATCTCAGCTATCAACTTATATAGAAATAAAGAAAAAACAGAATTTGATAATTCCATTCGACGTCAACATTCTTTACTCAATCCCCTACGAGGATTACTCGGTGTACTAAGAAAAGATATTTATGACAAATCCACAATAAAAGAGCCTGTACGCATAGACTGGGCAGCTGGCTCATTTCTACTGTTTAGAGCAGAAACATATGAAGAACTTGGTGGATTTGATGAACGATATTTCATGTATTTTGAAGATGCCGACATTTGTAAGAGAGCAATACAAAAGGGGAAAAACGTTATGTATTTCCCTCAGATAGAAGCCATTCACTTAGCTCAACATGATAATAGAAAAATTTTCTCTAAAAATTTTTTTTGGTATACTATAAGCTTAATAAAGTTTTATTGTAATCCTTAA
- a CDS encoding polysaccharide biosynthesis protein, whose amino-acid sequence MWQSIQFFLSTKRSNKRAFTIIYDCCAITFALYISIALRLNSLDFELGPSELGAILLTLCVTLFCFVRLGMYRAVLRYMMLPAIGYIFLSVIISSLTFSLSGFFLHAFIPRSVPFIYVGLATLFLGGPRIFIRTIYYHYYKKRKPNVFIYGAGATGRDLAYALIQGDEYHPVIMLDDDPKKAGQIIFGIRVHHSSEFKNLQSLYEPVKLLLAINNINKGARLRLLDKLSSWPIELQSVPSVEDIAAGRAQATDVQDLDVADLLGRAPVEPNQDLLQKNIVGKSVMVTGAGGSIGSELCRQIFAQHPSTLVLFELNEYNLYAIDQEIQELKKNLKSDTKIVTALGSVQNENRVLNLVTMYNVETIYHAAAYKHVPIVEDNIIEGLRNNVFGTLNCAKAAINAGVTNFTLISTDKAVRPTNVMGTTKRMAELVLQALADKQTATTFTMVRFGNVLGSSGSVVPLFKKQIRQGGPVTVTHPDIIRYFMLIPEAAQLVIQAGAMGMNGQVFVLDMGEPVKILDLATRMIHLMGMKEYYDGRSDDGDIEIKFTGLRPGEKLYEELLIGDNVEGTSHKKIMTASEDKLTWDEMNALLLELDECCHNFDVNCTLRILSDAPTGYTAKKSIQ is encoded by the coding sequence ATGTGGCAATCTATTCAATTTTTTCTTAGCACTAAACGTTCGAATAAGCGCGCTTTTACTATTATCTACGATTGTTGCGCAATCACCTTCGCTCTTTATATTTCTATTGCACTGCGCTTAAATAGCTTAGATTTTGAGTTAGGTCCATCTGAGTTAGGGGCAATACTGCTTACCTTATGTGTCACTCTGTTTTGCTTTGTTCGTTTAGGCATGTACCGCGCAGTACTTCGTTATATGATGCTACCAGCCATAGGGTATATTTTTCTCTCGGTCATCATTTCTTCACTCACATTTTCCCTTAGTGGCTTTTTCTTACACGCTTTTATCCCCCGCAGTGTTCCATTTATCTATGTCGGGTTAGCTACACTCTTTTTAGGCGGCCCGCGTATTTTTATACGAACGATTTATTATCATTACTATAAAAAGCGTAAACCAAACGTCTTCATATATGGCGCAGGAGCAACAGGAAGAGACTTGGCCTATGCCTTGATTCAAGGTGACGAGTACCATCCAGTCATCATGTTGGATGACGATCCTAAAAAAGCAGGTCAAATTATTTTTGGCATTCGTGTGCATCACAGCAGTGAATTCAAAAACCTTCAATCGCTTTATGAACCGGTTAAGCTGCTCTTAGCGATCAACAACATCAATAAAGGAGCTCGCCTACGCCTACTAGACAAATTGTCGTCATGGCCGATTGAATTACAATCTGTACCCAGCGTTGAAGATATCGCAGCAGGAAGAGCCCAAGCAACAGATGTACAAGATCTTGACGTAGCCGACTTACTAGGTCGAGCTCCAGTAGAGCCGAATCAAGACTTATTACAAAAAAATATCGTTGGAAAATCCGTTATGGTGACAGGTGCGGGTGGTTCAATAGGATCAGAGCTATGCCGACAAATCTTTGCTCAGCATCCATCTACATTGGTTCTTTTCGAACTCAATGAATATAACCTTTATGCCATAGACCAAGAAATCCAAGAGCTAAAGAAAAACTTAAAGTCAGACACAAAGATTGTGACTGCTTTAGGATCTGTGCAAAATGAGAACCGTGTTCTCAATCTGGTGACGATGTATAATGTAGAAACTATATATCATGCAGCCGCATACAAGCACGTCCCAATTGTTGAAGATAACATAATTGAAGGATTACGTAACAACGTATTCGGAACCTTAAACTGCGCCAAAGCCGCAATCAATGCCGGTGTAACAAATTTCACATTAATCTCTACTGACAAAGCTGTGCGCCCAACCAATGTTATGGGCACAACCAAGCGTATGGCAGAACTGGTTCTGCAAGCATTAGCAGATAAACAAACAGCAACTACATTTACCATGGTAAGGTTTGGTAACGTACTCGGTTCTTCAGGCTCGGTAGTGCCATTGTTTAAAAAGCAAATTCGACAAGGGGGCCCTGTCACTGTCACACACCCTGATATTATTCGTTATTTTATGCTTATTCCAGAAGCCGCTCAGTTAGTGATTCAAGCTGGAGCGATGGGGATGAATGGGCAGGTTTTCGTATTAGACATGGGTGAACCCGTTAAAATTCTCGATCTAGCGACAAGAATGATTCATCTCATGGGGATGAAAGAATATTATGATGGGAGGAGTGACGATGGTGATATTGAGATTAAATTTACCGGTCTCAGACCTGGAGAAAAACTCTATGAAGAGTTGCTAATTGGAGACAATGTGGAAGGAACCAGCCATAAAAAAATCATGACAGCCTCTGAAGACAAACTAACTTGGGATGAAATGAACGCTCTACTTCTAGAGCTCGATGAATGCTGTCACAACTTCGATGTTAATTGCACGCTTCGCATATTATCAGATGCCCCGACAGGGTATACAGCGAAAAAGAGTATTCAATAA
- a CDS encoding UDP-glucose 4-epimerase family protein: MNIFITGMTGFVGRAIAEEAQFRGLFVTGQAVHQMHEHFPTTLMSVNSDSNWSECLEHVDCVIHCAAHVHQMNDLDGSNFYREVNTFGTLNLAKQAAIVGVKRFVFVSSIKVNGEYTLPNQPYVEDVDSKPTDPYGISKYEAEQGLMALAKETSMEVVIIRPPLIYGPGVKANFLSMMNWIYKEKPLPLGAIKNQRSLIFVNNLVDFIFKAISDPKAANQTFLVSDDHDVSVTQLLKEIAITMNKCPMLIPIPQLWISALLRLLGKSHIDKKLTGSLQLDVTKAKCLLDWKPKYAFHEGIRLTVEHYLVQKEENKQK, translated from the coding sequence TTGAATATTTTTATCACTGGTATGACCGGTTTTGTTGGTAGGGCAATAGCCGAGGAAGCTCAATTTCGAGGTTTATTTGTTACAGGGCAGGCCGTTCACCAAATGCATGAACATTTTCCAACAACATTGATGTCTGTAAATAGCGATAGCAATTGGTCTGAGTGTCTCGAACATGTTGATTGTGTTATTCATTGTGCGGCGCATGTGCATCAGATGAATGATTTGGATGGCTCTAATTTTTATCGTGAAGTTAATACGTTTGGGACATTAAATCTTGCAAAACAAGCTGCAATAGTGGGGGTTAAACGGTTCGTTTTTGTTAGTTCTATAAAAGTGAATGGTGAATACACATTGCCAAATCAGCCATATGTAGAAGATGTTGATTCAAAACCAACTGATCCATATGGCATCAGTAAATATGAGGCTGAGCAAGGCTTGATGGCGTTAGCGAAAGAGACATCTATGGAAGTGGTGATTATTCGCCCACCTTTAATTTATGGACCGGGAGTGAAAGCCAACTTTTTATCTATGATGAATTGGATCTATAAAGAAAAGCCTCTTCCTCTAGGAGCTATAAAAAATCAACGTAGCTTAATATTTGTTAATAATCTGGTCGATTTCATATTTAAAGCAATTAGTGATCCCAAGGCTGCAAATCAAACGTTTTTAGTTTCTGATGATCATGATGTGTCGGTAACTCAGCTACTCAAGGAAATTGCCATCACTATGAACAAGTGTCCGATGTTAATACCTATTCCTCAATTATGGATTTCTGCTCTATTAAGACTATTAGGTAAGAGTCATATAGATAAGAAACTTACGGGATCTCTTCAATTAGATGTTACTAAAGCTAAGTGTCTTTTAGACTGGAAGCCTAAATATGCGTTTCATGAAGGAATAAGATTGACTGTTGAGCATTATCTAGTTCAGAAAGAGGAAAATAAACAAAAATGA
- a CDS encoding sugar transferase: MIRFIDLGLALLGFILLLPIFLFLYVLGLFDTGSPLFFQERVGKNQKPFILIKFRTMPLHTKSVATHLVGSGSVTKIGHILRRTKLDELPQLINVIKGDMSLVGPRPCLYNQEDVIKEREERCVFSVRPGITGFAQIKSIDMSNPKLLAELDSKMIESLNVNKYFYYILKTIFGNGLGDRIN, from the coding sequence ATGATTAGGTTTATTGATTTGGGGTTAGCATTATTGGGTTTTATTTTACTTTTACCCATATTTTTATTTCTATATGTTTTGGGGTTATTTGACACAGGATCTCCTTTATTTTTTCAAGAGCGGGTAGGTAAAAATCAAAAGCCATTCATACTGATTAAGTTCCGTACTATGCCTTTGCATACTAAATCTGTAGCTACGCATTTAGTCGGATCTGGTTCGGTCACTAAGATTGGCCATATATTACGTCGAACTAAACTTGATGAGCTTCCTCAACTGATCAACGTAATAAAGGGAGACATGAGTTTAGTTGGCCCCCGTCCTTGTTTATATAACCAGGAAGATGTTATAAAAGAGAGGGAAGAGCGGTGTGTTTTCTCGGTTAGGCCCGGTATTACCGGTTTTGCACAAATAAAATCGATAGACATGTCTAATCCAAAGTTACTTGCTGAATTGGATAGTAAAATGATAGAAAGTCTGAATGTAAATAAATATTTCTATTATATTTTAAAAACCATTTTTGGAAATGGTCTGGGCGATAGGATTAATTAG
- the wzy gene encoding O-antigen polysaccharide polymerase Wzy, translated as MGLGSRVAYINKFQILINLLIILFALINYNYDFVSNIGLMPYLIVLLIFSLFFSNYKSDINITSAYSFFIFSVSIFILGRFFSYVFSPDEKLYEMSFFVKYKLNDEGALKLTTYVVTAIAFLDIGYRLGKLKNYNFRKIEIDHLWMKKLCKLCLISSPIILYDVISNVFLACESDYLSTKLWQVGDYSIHIDSLIKTIFYICFSYSVTFGYKRKTFIVIFIFMTFSSLYIGARGPIATAALFLIWMLFDCGKSKINCKKLFFTSVFFVFILIFIILFIKYFSARAIYSDSTQSLLTLASGFFYQQGLSLMVFDLSMKIEHYPILAYIQSFIPGSSAIMSLFHPVEYYETSFSHALAHQLNPQLFNSGFGTDWTLFSDFYVFGGMNLVGFCVVALGFGALFSILQNSSEKSSFWYLLLVALFMRLIFLPRSTLTSIIPFSIYLYLFVIVFPKIYYFFKHNIANITNTK; from the coding sequence ATGGGGTTAGGTTCTAGAGTAGCTTACATTAATAAGTTTCAAATTTTAATTAACCTGCTTATAATTTTATTTGCTTTAATTAATTATAATTATGATTTTGTTTCAAATATAGGTCTTATGCCCTACTTGATAGTTTTGTTGATTTTTTCGTTGTTTTTTTCAAATTATAAATCAGATATTAATATTACATCTGCGTACTCTTTCTTTATTTTTTCTGTTAGTATCTTTATTCTAGGACGTTTTTTTTCATACGTTTTTAGTCCTGATGAAAAATTGTACGAAATGTCATTTTTTGTTAAGTATAAATTGAATGACGAAGGAGCCTTAAAATTAACGACATATGTGGTTACAGCTATAGCTTTTTTAGATATTGGTTATCGGTTGGGTAAATTAAAAAATTATAATTTTAGAAAAATTGAAATTGATCATCTATGGATGAAAAAGCTATGTAAATTATGTTTAATTTCTTCACCAATTATTTTATATGACGTTATATCAAATGTATTTTTGGCATGTGAAAGTGATTATCTATCTACTAAATTGTGGCAGGTAGGGGATTATAGTATCCATATTGATAGTTTGATAAAAACTATTTTTTATATTTGTTTTTCTTACTCGGTCACCTTTGGGTATAAAAGAAAAACATTTATAGTAATTTTTATATTTATGACTTTTTCATCTTTATACATTGGTGCAAGAGGTCCAATAGCAACTGCTGCACTGTTTTTAATATGGATGCTTTTCGACTGCGGTAAATCAAAAATAAATTGTAAGAAATTATTTTTCACATCAGTGTTTTTTGTATTTATACTAATTTTCATAATTTTATTTATTAAGTATTTCTCAGCAAGAGCGATTTATAGTGATTCAACACAAAGTTTATTGACATTAGCATCAGGTTTTTTTTATCAACAAGGCTTATCTTTAATGGTATTTGATTTGTCGATGAAGATAGAACATTATCCAATCCTAGCATATATTCAATCTTTCATCCCCGGATCTAGTGCTATAATGTCATTATTTCATCCTGTGGAATATTATGAGACTAGTTTTTCTCATGCGCTTGCTCATCAATTAAACCCACAATTATTTAACTCGGGTTTTGGTACTGATTGGACACTATTCAGCGATTTTTATGTTTTTGGTGGAATGAATCTTGTTGGTTTTTGTGTAGTAGCATTAGGTTTTGGAGCTTTGTTTTCAATTTTACAAAACAGCTCTGAAAAATCATCTTTCTGGTACTTACTATTAGTTGCACTGTTTATGAGATTAATATTTTTACCTAGGTCAACTTTAACTAGTATTATTCCTTTTTCAATATATTTATATTTATTTGTTATAGTCTTTCCTAAGATATATTATTTTTTTAAACATAATATTGCGAATATTACTAACACGAAGTAG
- a CDS encoding oligosaccharide flippase family protein: MNLLRKNIFSLLIFQGGNYIIPLMTLPYLTRVLDINGFGLYSTIFSLSQYFIIFIDYGFNLSATKSIAKAKDNSSINKIFWKVIHTKIVLFLVSGFVLTFLCILNIFSFEVLILLIMFLGSVFTPLWFFQGIENLSSFTKVILLAKFLTLPLYFLLVHNSDDVWLAIGVMSSVNFLSAIFSLIIIKRNYPYIRYEHVSVIDITSQLKNSAPIFWATLTISLYTSSTTLIMSSVSTIEQVSLFSAGDRIRGAILGVFLVLGNAIYPRVNKLFSQSEKEAFNLVRIVLSIQTVLCGFMLLFFLLFSGELANVFYGKSFSQVGSILIIFVPAYFFILQSTVLGNYILLPLGHNKAYAVLPTLCAIIHIPLCAALSHYFGAIGGAASITIVEAISFLFLVLYMYRKSLLKKCLVNGE; encoded by the coding sequence ATGAATTTATTAAGAAAAAATATATTTAGCCTGTTAATATTTCAAGGAGGGAACTATATAATCCCTCTTATGACTCTTCCTTATTTAACGAGAGTGCTAGATATTAATGGGTTTGGATTGTATTCAACTATTTTTTCTCTTTCTCAATATTTTATAATATTTATTGATTATGGTTTTAACTTATCAGCGACTAAATCTATAGCAAAGGCTAAAGATAACTCATCCATAAACAAGATATTCTGGAAAGTTATCCACACAAAAATTGTGTTATTTTTAGTTTCTGGTTTCGTGCTGACGTTTTTATGCATTTTAAATATCTTCAGTTTTGAAGTGCTAATACTTCTCATAATGTTTCTTGGCTCGGTATTCACTCCGCTCTGGTTTTTTCAAGGAATAGAGAACTTATCATCATTCACTAAAGTTATTTTATTGGCAAAGTTTCTTACACTTCCTCTTTATTTCTTGTTGGTTCATAATTCTGATGATGTTTGGTTAGCAATTGGTGTTATGTCAAGCGTTAACTTTTTATCTGCAATATTTTCTTTAATTATTATAAAAAGGAATTATCCATATATTCGTTATGAACATGTAAGTGTTATTGATATTACTTCTCAGCTGAAAAACTCAGCCCCTATATTTTGGGCAACACTTACAATTAGTCTCTATACGTCGAGTACTACATTAATCATGAGTAGTGTAAGCACTATAGAGCAAGTAAGCTTATTTTCTGCTGGAGATAGAATAAGAGGAGCTATTTTAGGTGTGTTTCTTGTTTTAGGTAATGCAATTTATCCTAGAGTGAATAAATTATTTTCTCAATCTGAAAAAGAAGCGTTTAATTTAGTTCGTATTGTATTGAGTATACAAACAGTTCTTTGTGGATTTATGCTGCTATTTTTCTTACTATTTTCCGGGGAATTGGCTAATGTTTTTTATGGAAAAAGTTTTTCTCAAGTAGGATCTATACTGATTATATTTGTACCTGCTTATTTCTTTATTCTTCAATCTACCGTTTTAGGTAATTATATATTACTACCGCTAGGTCATAATAAAGCATATGCGGTGTTACCAACGTTATGCGCAATTATACATATTCCGTTGTGCGCTGCTCTATCTCACTATTTTGGTGCAATTGGTGGAGCTGCGTCTATTACGATAGTGGAAGCAATTAGCTTTTTATTTCTTGTATTATATATGTACAGGAAGTCGCTATTAAAAAAATGTTTAGTTAATGGTGAGTAA
- a CDS encoding glycosyltransferase family 2 protein — MLLSVIVAAYNAEKYIQECMESILTQIDTNVEVIVINDGSKDSTLDVLEQMNREYSFVLLNQENRGVAYTRNRGLKVARGDYITFLDSDDVWEDNSYALIKQAAKNNSDCLVFNYKEWTQNDLKIKIATLPNNLSIEQSKITLAEQSLWYLWRMVFKREIYQGSFFEEGRRFEDQLILPKLINRCQTVLISNDSLVKYRFNTDSITNSLNSDDVIDSFYCLDKYVEEYRHKTNNLYYSKVISNIYISHISKCARVYHQDKKIALKFFRDGNKIFRFKVAYYAGNKKALAYYMFRYLLFYRLVESVKKEVNF, encoded by the coding sequence ATGTTGTTATCTGTCATAGTCGCAGCCTACAATGCAGAAAAGTATATTCAAGAATGCATGGAATCCATTCTCACTCAAATAGATACTAATGTTGAAGTAATTGTTATCAATGATGGTTCAAAAGACAGTACTTTAGATGTTTTAGAACAAATGAATAGAGAATATTCATTTGTTCTACTTAATCAAGAAAACCGCGGGGTTGCTTATACTCGTAATCGAGGTCTTAAAGTCGCAAGAGGAGATTATATTACTTTTTTGGACTCTGATGATGTGTGGGAAGATAATTCATATGCCCTTATAAAACAAGCAGCTAAAAACAATAGTGATTGTTTAGTGTTTAATTATAAAGAGTGGACTCAAAACGATCTAAAGATAAAGATAGCAACGCTACCAAATAATTTGAGTATAGAACAAAGTAAAATCACGTTGGCTGAACAATCTCTGTGGTATTTATGGCGCATGGTGTTCAAGCGGGAGATATATCAAGGTAGTTTTTTTGAAGAGGGAAGACGGTTTGAAGATCAGCTTATATTGCCTAAACTTATTAATAGGTGCCAAACTGTTTTAATATCTAACGATTCTTTGGTTAAATATAGATTTAATACTGATAGTATTACTAATTCTTTGAACAGTGATGACGTTATAGACAGCTTTTATTGCCTGGATAAGTATGTAGAAGAATACAGACATAAAACAAACAATTTGTATTATTCTAAAGTCATATCAAATATTTATATTTCACATATTTCAAAATGTGCGAGGGTTTATCATCAAGATAAAAAAATAGCGCTTAAATTTTTTAGAGATGGAAATAAGATATTTAGGTTTAAAGTCGCATATTATGCTGGGAACAAAAAAGCATTAGCATATTATATGTTTAGGTATCTTTTATTTTACAGATTAGTTGAATCTGTAAAAAAGGAAGTAAATTTTTAG
- a CDS encoding glycosyltransferase: MKILYVITGLDYGGAETQLLYLATEISKNHECLIVSLTEPKNIHTKFEAAGIPIVSLGMCAGKPSIQAIWRLKKVISSFGPDVVHSHMIHANLLCRMVRVFHKFKLINTAHNVYEGGRFLELLFSKTDFLCDLVTQVSPEGLSRYREKGLVKPHKSLFVRNAVELNQHLENKAQIRSDVRQELGIADDIFVFSIVGRLEPVKDHLNLFQAINSIKEKTFIVLVIGKGYLEDELKKAVQKFGIDTHVKFLGLRTDVDKVILSSDCFVLSSKYEGLPIAILEAMAAGLPIVSTEVGAVPEVVENKRNGILVSKENSERLGQALSDMMCFDDKTRAVMGECSKERIKDHFASAVISNEWMSVYLSVCTHSDLLI; encoded by the coding sequence TTGAAAATATTATATGTTATTACTGGCTTAGATTATGGTGGTGCTGAAACTCAGCTGCTTTATTTAGCAACGGAAATTAGTAAGAATCATGAATGCTTGATTGTCTCTCTCACCGAGCCTAAAAATATTCATACCAAGTTTGAGGCTGCGGGCATTCCTATTGTTAGTTTGGGAATGTGCGCCGGAAAACCTAGCATACAAGCGATTTGGCGCTTGAAAAAGGTTATCTCTTCATTTGGTCCAGATGTCGTTCATAGCCATATGATCCACGCTAACTTGTTATGTCGCATGGTACGTGTATTCCACAAATTTAAATTAATCAACACGGCACATAATGTATATGAAGGTGGGCGGTTTCTAGAATTGTTGTTTTCTAAAACTGACTTTCTCTGTGATTTGGTTACTCAAGTTAGTCCGGAAGGTTTGAGTCGTTATAGGGAAAAGGGACTCGTGAAACCCCACAAGTCACTGTTTGTAAGAAATGCTGTAGAGTTAAACCAGCATTTAGAAAACAAAGCCCAAATCAGAAGTGATGTTCGTCAGGAATTGGGGATCGCTGATGATATTTTCGTATTTTCTATAGTGGGGCGGTTAGAACCAGTTAAGGACCACTTAAACTTGTTTCAGGCGATAAATAGCATAAAAGAAAAGACATTCATCGTTCTAGTGATAGGTAAAGGGTACTTGGAGGATGAACTTAAAAAAGCGGTTCAAAAATTTGGTATTGATACTCATGTCAAATTTCTCGGGTTAAGAACCGATGTAGATAAGGTCATCTTATCCAGCGATTGCTTCGTTTTAAGTTCTAAATATGAAGGGTTACCTATCGCTATTCTTGAAGCTATGGCTGCCGGTTTACCTATAGTATCCACCGAAGTAGGTGCAGTACCTGAGGTGGTTGAAAATAAACGCAATGGAATACTTGTTTCTAAAGAGAATAGTGAACGTCTTGGTCAAGCGCTATCTGATATGATGTGTTTTGATGATAAAACTCGTGCTGTGATGGGAGAATGTTCTAAAGAGAGAATAAAAGATCACTTTGCATCGGCAGTGATATCTAATGAGTGGATGTCGGTTTATCTTTCTGTTTGTACTCATTCTGATCTATTAATTTAA